Genomic DNA from Paenibacillus borealis:
TCCTGCCACCGTTATAGAGGAACCGCGCAATCTGCAGCAGGCAACCATTTACCGTATTTTACTCGCAGTCAGTTTTGTTCATCTGTTCAATGATTCCATCCAGGCGCTTATTCCGGCAATGTTTCCTGTACTGAAGGATAACATGCTGCTCTCTTATGCCCAGATTGGCTGGATTGCGTTCGCACTGAATCTCACCTCCTCGGTGATTCAGCCTATTATCGGCTTTGCCGCTGACCGCAAACCGCGCCCTATCCTGCTCCCGCTGGGGATGTGCTGTACCTTTGCTGGCGTCTTCTTACTAGCCTTTGCCGGGAACTATGTACTGGTCATCCTCTCCGTAATGCTTGTAGGCTTTGGTTCAGCCGCCTTTCATCCGGAAGGTATGCGTGTAGCCCATATGGCTGCCGGTCAACGGAAGGGGCTGTCCCAGTCTATTTTCCAGGTGGGCGGCAATGCGGGTCAATCCTTAGGACCGCTTCTAATGAAATGGGTATTCATCCCCTTCGGGCAGATGGGAGCACTCGGCTTCACAGTAATCGCCGCTGCCGGGATCGCCATTCAGGCTTATGTGGCCCGCTGGTACCGGGAAATGCTCGATGCCGGATACACCTTCCGCAAAAAGTCGGTGTCCCGCTCTATTGATCCTGCCCGGAGCAAACGTATTCTAATTACAACAGTCATTCTGGTCTTCATTGTGTTCGTACGATCCTGGTACGGTGCCTCCATCGGCGGCTATTATGCCTTCTACTTAATGGACAAATACGGAATGACACTTGATGATGCTCAGATCTATATTTTCATGTACCTCGCAGCCGGTGCTGTAGGAACATTCTTCGGCGGTCCGCTTGCCGATCGTTTCGGCCGCCGCAATCTCATACTGGTCTCGATGATCGGCACGGTTCCATTTGCGCTGGCTCTGCCTTTTGTGAATCAGTTCTGGGCGGCTGTGCTGCTGATTATTTCCGGCTTTGTGCTGCTGTCAAGCTTCTCCGTAACCGTTATCTACGCACAGATGCTGTATCCGGGCAATATCGGGACGGTCTCAGGCCTGATTACCGGACTTGCCTTCGGCCTTGGCGGCATCGGCTCTGTCGTGATCGGACATCTGATCGATACGACCGGAATTGCAACGGTGTTCGTAGCATGCGGATTCCTTCCGCTGCTTGGTCTGCTTGCGCTGCTGCTGCCCGGTGACAAGAAGCTTGAAGAATGGGCGGCGGAATAAGCAAATCTATTCAAAGCTTTGAGAGAATCCTGGAGAATAAAGCAGCCGCCAGCCCGCTTCCGGCAGTCATATAGTTGTCAGGGCCGGAGCGGTCAAAGCCCATCCATACCGCCGCTGTCCATCTCGGGGTATAACCGACGAACCATAAATCGCGGTTGGCCTTGCCGGGGACTCCCGGCATATCCAGCTGGGTGGTTCCTGTCTTGCCGGCCACCGTCACGTCCATACGCGCACGTCTACCCGTTCCTTCACTCACCGCCTGACGGAGCATCCCGGTCATATCCGCTGCGGTGCGCGCCGAAATGACCTGCTGCGGCGCAGAGACATGCGAGTACACTACCCTGTCCTGCGCATCCCTGATGCTGCGCACCAGATATGCCTTGTTAAGAATGCCTCCGTTCGCAAAGACGGTGTAAGCCTGGGCCATCGTGAGCGGGGAGACGCCGCTGTGCAGACCTCCAAGGGCAATAGCAAGATGATTGTCCTCTGCCGCGAGATTCACCCCCAGCCTGGCGGCAAAGCCGCGGGCATAACTGACCCCCACCTGCTGCAGCAGCCAGACCGCAGGGGCATTGATGGACTGCTGCAGGGCTACCCTCATGCTCACCTGTCCGCGATATACTCCGTTCAGATTGGCGGGTCTGTAGCTGCCATAGGCGGTTTTGACATCAGGCAGGAGACTGTCCGGCGTATATTTGCCGCTCTCCAGCGCCGGCCCATAATCTATAATGGGCTTGAGCGCGGAGCCTGGCTGCCGGGAAGGGATTATAGCCCTGTTCAGATCGCCTGTACTCGGGTTTCGCCCGCCTAACAGCGCGGCCACTTCACCGGTCCGCTGGTCGATGATGACCATGGCTGCTTCGGCTCTCTGGTCTTTTCCATTCGGCGGGAATGCATCCTCCTGAGAGAATACATGTTCCATCGCCCGCTGCGCCCCGATATTCATTCCCGTTACGAGAGTATACCCGCCTGTGCGCAGCTCCTTTTGGGATAACCCTGTCTGCTGCATCGCTTCCTGAAGTGCCGCATCCATATAGGACGCCCCGACAATCTCAGTCTTAGCCTTAACCGGAGGCTGATAGGTGCTATTCATTGCCGCCGTCATCTGATCCGTTGTAATCAGCTTGTGCTGCTGCATAATCCGCAGGACAAGATTCCGTCTGCTTGCAGACCGTTCAAGGTTGTCTGCCGGATTGTAAATGGACGGGCCTTTGGGAATAGCTGCCAGTGTCGCGATCTGCCCAATTCCCAACTGCTTCAGATCAGATATGCCAAAATAACGCTCCGCTGCAGACTTCACCCCATATTGCCCTTGCCCCATATAAATCTGGTTGAGATACAGCTGCAGAATCTCATCCTTCGATAGCCGCTTCTCCAGTGCCAGCGCGATCGAGGCCTCATTCAGCTTGCGCAGCAGATTCTGCCCCCGGTTCAGATACAATCCCCGTGCTAACTGCTGGGTGATGCTGCTTCCGCCTTCGGATACCCCCATCCGTACCGTATTGTTCACCAATGCGCGGGCTATTCCCTGGTAGTCCAGACCCTCATGGCTGTAAAAGCGGCGGTCTTCGACAGCAATAAAAGTGTCTATGAGCAGCTGCGGCATTTCTCCAAGTCCGGCATTGGTCCGATAGCCTGTTTCAGGCAGTGGTATTCTCCGCAACACAGTTCCGTCTGAGGCAATAATGACGCTCGATTCCGGTAAAATCATTTTCTCCGGATAACGGTCCAGCATCAGCCCCCCATACTGAATAATATAAATAAGTCCTGCCAGCATCAGCATGGATAGGATGACCGCCAGATCAAAACCGGCATAGCAAATACGCAGGAGTTGCTTCCGTCCTGTTCTCATACCTGCCGTATCCATCTCTCCAGAGTCTTCTCCAGTCCCTGTGCCTCGCGCCTGGCAATCTCCAGCTGCTGCAGAACCGCACCAGGGATGCTGCAGCCCGCCTCCTCTGACTCCGCTTCTGCCTGTCCCAGCATGCGGATCAGCGTCCGTGTCCGCAGAATAAGCGCCATGGACTCCTGTGCGTCCGGCGCCGGCATTTGTATCTGTGGTGCGGAGGCCGCCGCCGGCCGCAACCCGGCCTGCTGAATCCGGCGCAGACTGGCGGCCAGCCGGCCGAATTCCCCGCCGGATTGCACCTCAAGGTCCGCAAGCTCACAGGAGCCGCGGGCCGCCAGCTGTTCTGCGGCGCGCAGCAGCACCGTGGTATCGTTGGCTGCTTTTTGCGAACGGAGCAGGAACAGCCCTGCACATACAGCGGTGAACATCATGACAGCCGCCGGTCTTGCGCCGATATGATTCATTATCCAATGCGTGAAACGGACAAACAGCGCCGCCGATTCAGGCGTATACCGGGAGTAGAGCATAGCAAACAGCCCCCGCATAGCAAGTAGCAGCCCTGCACTTAGCAAGGCGCTGCCGCAGAAAATGTAGAGATAAAGTGAGCGTATCGTGTGTATTTTTGACATCAGCCAGTTCCTCCTGCCTTCCGGGGTTTCATCCCCATAGCACAAGGATATCGGCTAAATCTTAAGAATTACCGTTGCCACTTCTTAAGAAACGCTGAAGATTGTTAAGAAGACACCGGAAACCGTGTAATAAAATCCGTCCGGGACCTGGTGCTGCGGGCCGTGATCTCCCCATGATGCCGTTCCACAATCCCCTTGGCAATCGCCAGCCCCAAGCCCGATCCCCCGGTAATCTGCGATCTGGAGCGCTCCGCCCGGTAGAACCGTTCAAAAATATGCGGGAGATCCCCTTCAGCGATCATCTCGCCGAAATTACTGATCCGCACGAGCGCAGCG
This window encodes:
- a CDS encoding transglycosylase domain-containing protein; amino-acid sequence: MRTGRKQLLRICYAGFDLAVILSMLMLAGLIYIIQYGGLMLDRYPEKMILPESSVIIASDGTVLRRIPLPETGYRTNAGLGEMPQLLIDTFIAVEDRRFYSHEGLDYQGIARALVNNTVRMGVSEGGSSITQQLARGLYLNRGQNLLRKLNEASIALALEKRLSKDEILQLYLNQIYMGQGQYGVKSAAERYFGISDLKQLGIGQIATLAAIPKGPSIYNPADNLERSASRRNLVLRIMQQHKLITTDQMTAAMNSTYQPPVKAKTEIVGASYMDAALQEAMQQTGLSQKELRTGGYTLVTGMNIGAQRAMEHVFSQEDAFPPNGKDQRAEAAMVIIDQRTGEVAALLGGRNPSTGDLNRAIIPSRQPGSALKPIIDYGPALESGKYTPDSLLPDVKTAYGSYRPANLNGVYRGQVSMRVALQQSINAPAVWLLQQVGVSYARGFAARLGVNLAAEDNHLAIALGGLHSGVSPLTMAQAYTVFANGGILNKAYLVRSIRDAQDRVVYSHVSAPQQVISARTAADMTGMLRQAVSEGTGRRARMDVTVAGKTGTTQLDMPGVPGKANRDLWFVGYTPRWTAAVWMGFDRSGPDNYMTAGSGLAAALFSRILSKL
- a CDS encoding MFS transporter; its protein translation is MSNKSIPAAPATVIEEPRNLQQATIYRILLAVSFVHLFNDSIQALIPAMFPVLKDNMLLSYAQIGWIAFALNLTSSVIQPIIGFAADRKPRPILLPLGMCCTFAGVFLLAFAGNYVLVILSVMLVGFGSAAFHPEGMRVAHMAAGQRKGLSQSIFQVGGNAGQSLGPLLMKWVFIPFGQMGALGFTVIAAAGIAIQAYVARWYREMLDAGYTFRKKSVSRSIDPARSKRILITTVILVFIVFVRSWYGASIGGYYAFYLMDKYGMTLDDAQIYIFMYLAAGAVGTFFGGPLADRFGRRNLILVSMIGTVPFALALPFVNQFWAAVLLIISGFVLLSSFSVTVIYAQMLYPGNIGTVSGLITGLAFGLGGIGSVVIGHLIDTTGIATVFVACGFLPLLGLLALLLPGDKKLEEWAAE